The following proteins come from a genomic window of Anopheles ziemanni chromosome 3, idAnoZiCoDA_A2_x.2, whole genome shotgun sequence:
- the LOC131287294 gene encoding transcription factor cwo → MEGYWEAANGHGPHSLKYESEASVPGYTYCGEPGLNFSTNNNTYSEDDADFPPGRRGKTSRQDPLSHRIIEKRRRDRMNSCLADLSRLIPQQYMRKGRGRVEKTEIIEMAIRHLKNLQNQECGRETSCGEQYRLGYNDCLTEAAKFMLRERGEEMCYRMVAHLKEHCNEIMKGEMIKSRCGVEMANGGSPIYLANGPIGQHLREMLTCPSDLEHSSNDHHDVKDLSFRSATSSSSINSSNNPPQAAVITSTAPSVQHLDTSSNHSTQDYDAPSPPRIVGGLQQDTNNNINHQHESVLRTIRSRNLSEHASPEHEHSHNSYKFKNYIQQRFSQDTHENGHSIDHLDRSPGSAHGDDHHHHHLQQSQPSLRASPMTNGSSTSSGSLCSAPESKTSSTVTMKSSTVASSSDEPLSLKRKLPPTSSELASISSNSGGHLVDAHQSQQLMAVAESVHPLEKKLALAKNGLTVAASSAAVPLPATEIKHELMAAGSGAGGVLTLGASATPAFAHQQQHQQQQQQQQQHHHHHSSYHPVPIFACHTQGFYVPLNVDYETLLPYLNGIDLLSKGFLQLPPLHPISISVNYSPATIGVGNPASGASLLMKATVNGLHPQTKTKLVEGIISGC, encoded by the exons TGAGGCAAGCGTGCCCGGCTACACGTACTGCGGCGAACCGGGGCTCAACTtttccaccaacaacaacacctaCAGCGAGGACGATGCCGATTTTCCCCCAGGACGGCGGGGCAAGACGTCACGG CAAGATCCACTGTCACACCGGATCATCGAAAAGCGACGCCGGGATCGGATGAACTCCTGCCTGGCGGACCTTTCGCGGCTCATCCCGCAGCAGTACATGCGCAAAGGTCGGGGCCGCGTGGAGAAGACGGAAATCATCGAGATGGCGATCCGGCACCTGAAGAACCTGCAGAACCAGGAGTGTGGCCGGGAGACATCGTGCGGCGAGCAGTACCGGCTCGGGTACAACGACTGCCTGACCGAGGCGGCCAAGTTTATGCTGCGCGAGCGTGGCGAAGAGATGTGCTACCGGATGGTGGCGCACCTGAAGGAGCACTGCAATGAGATTATGAAGG gTGAAATGATTAAGTCGCGATGTGGTGTGGAGATGGCAAACGGCGGAAGCCCCATCTATCTGGCGAACGGACCGATCGGGCAGCACTTGCGCGAGATGCTGACCTGCCCGTCGGACCTGGAGCACAGCAGCAACGACCATCACGACGTGAAGGATCTGAGCTTCCGCAGTGCgaccagcagcagtagcatcaacagcagcaacaatccGCCCCAGGCCGCCGTCATCACGTCGACGGCGCCGAGTGTGCAGCATCTGGACACGTCGAGCAACCACTCGACGCAGGACTACGACGCCCCGTCGCCACCGCGCATCGTCGGCGGTCTGCAGCAGGACacgaacaacaacatcaaccacCAGCACGAGAGCGTCCTGCGTACGATCCGGTCGCGCAATCTCTCGGAGCACGCGTCCCCCGAGCACGAGCATAGTCACAACAGCTACAAGTTCAAGAACTACATTCAGCAGCGGTTCTCGCAGGATACGCACGAGAACGGCCACTCGATCGACCATCTCGATCGCAGTCCAGGGTCGGCGCACGGGgacgaccaccaccatcaccatctgcAGCAGAGCCAGCCGTCGCTGCGCGCTTCCCCGATGACAAACGGTAGCAGTACCAGCAGCGGAAGTCTCTGCTCCGCGCCGGAATCGAAGACATCCAGCACGGTCACAATGAAGTCGTCGACCGTTGCGTCCTCCTCCGACGAGCCGCTCTCGTTGAAGCGCAAACTTCCGCCCACCAGCAGCGAACTGGCTTCGATCTCTTCCAACTCTGGTGGCCACTTGGTGGACGCTCACCAAAGTCAGCAGCTGATGGCAGTCGCGGAAAGTGTTCACCCGCTGGAGAAGAAACTAGCGCTCGCCAAGAACGGGCTCACGGTGGCCGCTTCGTCCGCCGCCGTCCCACTTCCGGCGACCGAGATCAAGCACGAACTGATGGCCGCCGGAAGTGGAGCTGGCGGTGTGCTAACGCTCGGCGCTTCGGCGACCCCCGCGTTCGCtcaccagcaacagcaccagcagcagcagcaacaacagcagcagcaccatcaccatcacagTTCCTACCATCCGGTGCCGATCTTCGCCTGCCATACGCAGGGTTTCTACGTGCCGCTGAACGTGGACTACGAAACGCTGCTGCCATACCTGAACGGGATCGATCTGCTGAGCAAGGGCTTCCTGCAGCTGCCGCCGCTGCATCCGATCAGCATCAGCGTCAACTACAGCCCGGCGACCATCGGTGTCGGCAACCCGGCGAGCGGCGCCAGCCTGCTAATGAAAGCCACCGTCAACGGGCTCCATCCGCAAACGAAGACGAAGCTGGTCGAAGGAATCATCAGTGGCTGCTAG